CAAGAGGATGGGTGTTTTGTGGAGCTGGCAGTTTGCGTCGGGGAACGTTTAATGGACTTGTCTTTAGTCCTCATCCACTCTTAAAATTAAACAGATGGGCACATCTAAAGTTAAGCGTTGAAGGCGATATTTTCACCTTCTGGATTAATGATGAGCAGGTTATGGAACCTACAAAACTCCGTATTTTCAGAAACCGTGAAGGCTTTGCGGACTTTCCCGATTTTCAGACGGGGGGTGTCGGGTTTGGTGTCTCGAATTATACGGCACGCTTTGATAACATCACTGTCACCGGTGATACTATTCCAAACAGTGGTGGATTCGACGTAACGCCGCAAGGCAAACTCGCGACGACATGGGGAAAGTTGAAACAGTTTTAACGTACACGAATGATAGATTCCCTTCT
The nucleotide sequence above comes from Candidatus Poribacteria bacterium. Encoded proteins:
- a CDS encoding DUF1080 domain-containing protein; this encodes MKFMLIVAALFLLSFSGWAGTFLETFDDGDFDGWQELAKWDEIPGSWEVVNGGLHATGHDGFLRFLTTGDDTWKDYTVEFDVRPLKKHGRPTIAIAARVKEKWLVRCSISDPVVVLPGGANVPARGWVFCGAGSLRRGTFNGLVFSPHPLLKLNRWAHLKLSVEGDIFTFWINDEQVMEPTKLRIFRNREGFADFPDFQTGGVGFGVSNYTARFDNITVTGDTIPNSGGFDVTPQGKLATTWGKLKQF